The following proteins are co-located in the Haloarcula marismortui ATCC 43049 genome:
- the trpB gene encoding tryptophan synthase subunit beta, with the protein MSTDDAYDPKFGEYGGQYVPEALMPAIEELTDAYQRYVLENEDGFMDEFRERLADFGGRPTPLQYADQLSARYDTDVYLKREDLLHGGAHKLNNALGQVLLAKYMGKERIIAETGAGQHGTATAMAAAHLDMPCEIYMGESDIARQRPNVFRMRINGSEVNPVTVGRGTLKEAISETMRDWATTVENTHYVIGSIVGPHPFPKMVRDFHAVISEEARKQIRETTGGLPDSVMACAGGGSNTMGMFAEFIDDPEVDLFAVEAGGSSLQVDEEKGVAPNSATLSTGDEGVLHGARTKLLQDSDGQIMESHSVSSGLDYAGVGPELAHLVDEERVTPVNVDDDVALEAFHRLSQDEGIIPALETAHAFGYLEEHHDEVGDSVIINVSGRGDKDLEIAIEETAKRDLDIAPDMSIFERVGGGGL; encoded by the coding sequence ATGAGTACTGACGACGCATACGACCCCAAGTTCGGCGAGTACGGTGGACAGTACGTGCCCGAGGCGCTGATGCCAGCTATCGAAGAGCTGACCGACGCCTACCAGCGGTACGTGCTCGAAAACGAGGACGGCTTCATGGACGAATTCCGGGAACGGCTGGCCGACTTCGGTGGCCGACCGACGCCGCTGCAGTACGCGGACCAGCTCTCGGCCCGGTACGACACGGACGTCTACCTCAAGCGCGAGGACCTGCTTCACGGCGGCGCACACAAGCTCAACAACGCGCTCGGACAGGTCTTGCTGGCGAAGTACATGGGCAAGGAGCGGATTATCGCCGAGACCGGCGCGGGCCAGCACGGCACGGCGACGGCGATGGCGGCGGCCCACCTCGATATGCCCTGTGAGATCTACATGGGCGAGAGCGATATCGCACGCCAGCGCCCCAACGTGTTCCGGATGCGCATCAACGGCTCCGAGGTTAATCCCGTCACGGTCGGCCGCGGCACGCTGAAGGAAGCCATCTCCGAGACGATGCGGGACTGGGCGACCACCGTCGAGAACACCCACTACGTCATCGGGAGTATCGTCGGTCCGCACCCGTTCCCGAAGATGGTGCGTGACTTCCACGCGGTCATTTCCGAAGAAGCCCGCAAACAGATACGTGAGACGACCGGTGGCCTGCCCGATTCCGTGATGGCCTGTGCTGGCGGCGGGTCGAACACTATGGGGATGTTCGCCGAGTTTATCGACGACCCCGAAGTCGACCTCTTCGCTGTCGAGGCCGGCGGCTCCTCGCTGCAGGTCGACGAGGAGAAGGGCGTCGCACCGAACTCCGCGACACTTTCAACTGGCGACGAAGGCGTGCTCCATGGCGCGCGCACGAAGCTCCTGCAGGATTCGGACGGCCAGATCATGGAATCCCACTCCGTTTCGTCGGGGCTGGACTACGCCGGTGTCGGCCCGGAACTCGCCCACCTTGTCGATGAGGAGCGCGTCACACCGGTCAACGTCGACGACGACGTCGCGCTGGAGGCGTTCCACCGCCTCTCACAGGACGAGGGTATCATCCCGGCCCTAGAGACAGCCCACGCCTTCGGTTACCTCGAAGAGCACCACGACGAAGTCGGTGACTCTGTCATCATCAACGTCTCCGGCCGCGGCGACAAGGACCTCGAAATCGCCATCGAGGAGACCGCGAAACGTGACCTCGATATCGCCCCGGACATGTCTATCTTCGAGCGCGTCGGCGGGGGTGGCCTCTGA
- the trpA gene encoding tryptophan synthase subunit alpha, with the protein MGLERAFADEPAFVPYLAAGDPNYEASLEYVEALARGGADVIELGLPFSEPIAEGKTIQNAIVRSLEAGMTPDRFFQFVEDLDVDVPLVCMTYYNLIYQYGEGDSESRSDSENASGETASQGPRPFVEKAAAVGIEGLVVPDLPGEEAGPLRTACDEFDLDLVFIVAPTTKGDRLERMLEQVSGYVYVQARLGVTGAREDVDDATEDSLARLSDWDVPKAVGFGIKTGAHAERIVSAGADGIIVGSALVDIVAEGHENGDSTDAVADRLEAKARELKEGALRGAAERPQPERT; encoded by the coding sequence ATGGGACTCGAACGCGCGTTCGCCGACGAGCCTGCTTTCGTCCCGTACCTTGCGGCCGGCGACCCGAACTACGAGGCGTCGCTAGAATACGTCGAGGCGCTAGCCCGCGGCGGCGCGGATGTCATCGAACTCGGCCTGCCGTTTTCCGAGCCGATTGCTGAGGGCAAAACTATCCAGAACGCTATCGTCCGCTCGCTGGAAGCCGGGATGACGCCTGACCGCTTCTTCCAGTTCGTCGAGGACCTCGACGTGGACGTGCCGCTGGTGTGTATGACCTACTACAACCTCATCTATCAGTACGGTGAGGGTGATAGCGAGTCGCGAAGCGACTCGGAAAACGCGAGCGGTGAAACCGCGAGCCAGGGACCCCGCCCCTTCGTCGAGAAGGCCGCCGCGGTCGGCATCGAGGGGCTCGTCGTCCCGGACCTCCCCGGAGAGGAAGCCGGCCCGCTCCGGACGGCCTGTGATGAATTCGACCTTGACCTGGTGTTCATTGTCGCACCAACGACGAAGGGTGACCGGCTCGAACGGATGCTCGAACAGGTGTCTGGCTACGTGTACGTGCAGGCCCGTCTGGGCGTCACCGGCGCGCGCGAGGACGTAGATGATGCTACCGAGGACTCGCTGGCCCGACTGTCCGATTGGGACGTGCCCAAGGCTGTCGGGTTCGGCATCAAGACCGGTGCCCACGCCGAACGAATCGTTTCTGCCGGCGCTGACGGTATCATCGTCGGCTCCGCGCTGGTCGATATCGTCGCCGAGGGCCACGAGAACGGCGATTCGACCGATGCTGTGGCCGACCGGCTCGAAGCGAAGGCTCGCGAACTCAAAGAGGGGGCGCTCCGG
- the trpC gene encoding indole-3-glycerol phosphate synthase, with protein sequence MDDSEEIAPAVQSILDAARERGGGGDRVSVTPKSLPDAFEAAADAGRTPVVAEIKPTSPTADGERADDPVDLAQQMVEGGAAALSVLTEPDHFGGSTATLERVREAVDVPVLRKDFILHENQLDVVEADVILLIVRFLEADGTDDLADLLTAARERGFQVLVETHTAAEVEKALDAGADIIGVNNRDLGELAVDLGTFEAVAPDIPEDVTLIAESGIQTADDVTRMRDAGADALLIGSAIMDHDAATDVEANTRRLTRANTDAVETTTTDT encoded by the coding sequence ATGGACGACAGTGAGGAGATAGCACCAGCGGTTCAATCGATTCTCGACGCGGCGCGGGAGCGCGGTGGGGGCGGTGACCGGGTATCGGTGACACCGAAGTCGCTCCCTGACGCGTTTGAAGCGGCGGCAGACGCCGGGCGGACGCCGGTTGTCGCCGAAATCAAGCCGACCAGCCCGACCGCGGACGGCGAGCGGGCCGACGACCCGGTCGACCTCGCACAACAGATGGTCGAGGGCGGTGCGGCAGCGCTCTCGGTGTTGACAGAGCCGGACCACTTCGGCGGGTCGACGGCGACGCTCGAACGGGTTCGTGAGGCTGTCGACGTGCCCGTCCTGCGGAAGGACTTCATCCTCCACGAGAACCAGCTGGATGTCGTCGAAGCGGACGTGATCCTGCTCATCGTCCGGTTTCTTGAAGCGGACGGGACCGACGACCTCGCGGATCTCCTCACGGCTGCGCGCGAGCGCGGCTTCCAGGTCCTCGTGGAGACTCACACCGCGGCAGAGGTCGAGAAGGCGCTCGACGCCGGCGCGGACATCATCGGCGTCAACAACCGCGACCTCGGCGAGCTAGCGGTTGACCTCGGAACGTTCGAAGCTGTCGCGCCAGATATCCCGGAGGACGTCACACTCATTGCTGAAAGTGGCATACAGACAGCGGACGACGTTACGCGGATGCGCGACGCCGGTGCGGACGCCCTGCTGATCGGCTCGGCTATCATGGACCACGACGCGGCGACGGACGTGGAAGCGAACACGCGGCGACTGACACGCGCGAACACTGATGCAGTTGAGACAACAACTACAGACACATGA